The proteins below are encoded in one region of Aspergillus nidulans FGSC A4 chromosome III:
- a CDS encoding MFS transporter (transcript_id=CADANIAT00006437) encodes MASQSTLRPSLSRDASLDRKDKRLPAESGLQVDLEKTPTTTSVKREPSTRTVHPETDLDRGIVGWDGQDDPANPMNFAPSRKWTLLGLVSAVTFISPLASSIFSPALEDLALDMRITNETLLSFTVSIYLLGYTFGPMLLAPLSEIYGRRIVLSCANWFFVVWQIGCALAPNLASLIIFRLLAGVGGSGCITLGAGVIADLFPVQQRGLATALWSLGPLMGPVVGPIAGGFVGESIGWRWVFWLLLIAGGALSIAIECFNKETYAPVLLRWKTAKLSKELGRSDLRSVYEAEGQTESPGQVLKLGLKRPIVLLCKSPIVLFVSTYIALLYGLLYLFFTTIPTTFGDQYGFSPGLSGLSYLGIGIPEFIGLAIIGLTSDKILLRLATRNGGKFEPEMRLPAMVFWSCWIPISFFWYGWAAEKKAHWIVPILGMAPFGLGLMGAWMPIQIYIIDCYPR; translated from the exons ATGGCTTCGCAAAGCACTCTGCGCCCAAGCCTTAGTCGAGACGCCTCACTGGATCGTAAAGACAAGAGGCTGCCGGCGGAGTCAGGGCTGCAAGTCGACCTAGAGAAGACTCCCACGACGACCTCGGTCAAACGCGAGCCCTCAACGCGCACTGTACACCCTGAGACCGACCTCGACCGTGGCATTGTCGGCTGGGATGGGCAGGACGACCCAGCCAACCCGATGAACTTCGCCCCGTCGCGCAAATGGActcttctcggcctcgtcagCGCGGTCACGTTTATTTCCCCCCTTGCGTCGAGTATTTTTTCGCCTGCGCTCGAAGATCTGGCTCTCGATATGAGGATCACGAATGAGACGCTGCTTTCGTTCACTGTCAGCATTTACTTGCTTGGGTATACT TTCGGCCCCATGCTGCTCGCCCCGCTGAGCGAGATCTATGGTCGCAGAATCGTGCTCAGCTGCGCGAACTggttcttcgtcgtctggCAGATTGGCTGCGCGCTGGCGCCGAACCTTGCTTCCTTGATCATCTTCCGTCTTCTCGCCGGCGTCGGCGGATCGGGCTGTATCACCCTCGGTGCTGGAGTGATTGCCGACCTGTTTCCCGTCCAGCAACGCGGACTGGCCACGGCGCTCTGGAGTCTCGGTCCCTTGATGGGACCGGTCGTCGGCCCTATCGCCGGCGGCTTTGTCGGCGAGTCTAtcggctggcgctgggtCTTTTGGCTCCTGCTGATCGCTGGCGGGGCGTTATCGATCGCCATTGAATGCTTCAACAAGGAGACCTACGCGCCGGTTTTGCTGCGatggaagacggcgaagcTATCCAAGGAACTCGGTCGGAGCGACCTGCGCAGTGTGTATGAGGCAGAGGGCCAAACTGAATCGCCGGGCCAGGTCCTCAAACTCGGCCTCAAACGTCCCATCGTTCTCCTCTGCAAATCCCCGATCGTCCTGTTCGTGTCCACGTACATTGCCCTTCTTTACGGCCTGCTTTATCTGTTCTTCACCACGATTCCCACGACGTTTGGCGACCAGTATGGCTTCTCACCAGGCCTCTCCGGCCTCTCGTACCTGGGCATTGGAATCCCCGAGTTTATCGGGCTAGCAATAATCGGCTTGACGAGCGACAAGATCCTCCTCAGACTGGCCACCCGCAACGGGGGCAAATTCGAGCCGGAAATGCGGCTGCCGGCAATGGTCTTTTGGTCGTGCTGGATTcccatcagcttcttctggtaCGGCTGGGCCGCTGAGAAGAAGGCACATTGGATCGTCCCGATCCTGGGAATGGCGCCCTTTGGGCTCGGACTGATGGGGGCCTGGATGCCGATTCAGATCTATATCATCGATTGTTATCCCAG ATAG
- a CDS encoding protein gudA (transcript_id=CADANIAT00006443) has protein sequence MPSRRVQVLLSVDFDAVSGFLGTGASPTNGLADFSSGYFAAQVGVPRLLRLFQRHGISSSVTWFVPGHSMESFPEQTKAIVDSGAEIGCHGYAHEGATQLTEAQERDVIDKCVQLATVLTGKKPLGWRAPLYQLREHTVSILEEHGFLYDTSLTHHDSSPYFLLSKTTPQPIDFSPSVPASSWMHPLPPPAPRTASTLVEIPCNWYMEDMTPMQFLPAAANSHGFVSPETIEKNWKARFEYLYNETIDGAKQDFIFPLILHPDTSGMAHVIGMVDRVIGWLKGWEGVEFVTFGECAKEWKSRQ, from the exons ATGCCCAGCCGCCGAGTCCAAGTTCTTCTGTCAGTTGATTTCGACGCCGTCTCTGGCTTCCTAGGGACTGGTGCGTCCCCGACCAATGGGCTCGCCGATTTCAGCAGTGGCTACTTTGCAGCCCAAGTGGGCGTACCCCGCCTGCTGCGTCTCTTCCAAAGGCATGGCATTTCCTCGTCGGTGACCTGGTTCGTCCCTGGTCACTCAATGGAGTCGTTCCCCGAGCAGACTAAAGCCATCGTCGACTCGGGAGCGGAGATTGGGTGTCACGGTTATGCTCATGAGGGTGCAACGCAGTTAACAGAGGCCCAGGAGCGAGACGTTATCGATAAATGCGTCCAGCTTGCTACAGTATTGACTGGAAAGAAGCCGCTCGGGTGGAGGGCACCCCTGTATCAACTGCGGGAGCACACTGTCAGTATCCTCGAAGAGCATGGCTTTCTCTACG ACACTTCCTTGACCCACCATGACTCTTCTCCATATTTCCTGCTGTCAAAAACAACCCCCCAGCCAATCGACTTCTCACCGTCAGTCCCAGCCTCATCGTGGATGCATCCACTCCCGCCACCAGCTCCCCGGACAGCCAGTACGCTCGTTGAGATTCCCTGCAACTGGTACATGGAAGACATGACCCCCATGCAGTTTCTCCCTGCGGCCGCGAATTCGCACGGCTTTGTCAGCCCCGAGACGatcgagaagaactggaaggCCCGCTTTGAGTATCTCTACAATGAGACTATCGATGGCGCCAAGCAGGACTTTATTTTCCCGTTGATTTTGCATCCGGACACTAGTGGGATGGCACATGTCATTGGGATGGTTGATAGGGTCATTGGATGGCTGAAGGGGTGGGAGGGGGTGGAGTTTGTTACATTTGGGGAATGTGcgaaggagtggaagagCAGGCAGTAG
- a CDS encoding uncharacterized protein (transcript_id=CADANIAT00006441), with the protein MFQILLGRGGQAAGRRLRTRPSTDGHIPYASLYRQGAAWGAGGVGVGSTLYGVYKTFHSMRAFRPYFGL; encoded by the exons ATGTTTCAAATTCTactcggccgcggcggccaAGCAGCTGGACGCCGTTTGCGAACT AGACCATCTACAGACGGCCACATTCCCTATGCCAGCTTGTATCGCCAAGGTGCAGCCTGGGGCGCCGGCGGCGTAGGAGTCGGCTCGACGCTGTATGGTGTCTATAAGACATTCCACTCAATGAGGGCGTTTAG ACCGTATTTTGGTCTCTAG
- a CDS encoding uncharacterized protein (transcript_id=CADANIAT00006442): MTFRLSQFTAALRVLAAKAEESRAVLPSLSLRLRTITTTPKPPSPSQAQTGMPSGEINQIEILERTILRPERAESTCSGTDNAVGFSAQAYDPSTTTPESEFACFEEEIKLRSDGSIDPLFISPANPDYSKVLARELDGRAVERDKLDRLGATGSVRGWVNKGKEVKVRVIGKEGKEVWRRMRMGMGYDGDEYERLLKGLRRLQMR, from the exons ATGACATTCCGGCTCAGCCAATTTACAGCCGCTCTTCGAGTGCTCGCcgccaaagcagaagagtCTCGTGCTGTACTTCCCTCCCTTTCACTCCGTCTCCGCACCataacaacaacaccaaaaccgccctctccatcccagGCCCAGACGGGCATGCCTAGCGGTGAAATAAACCAGATCGAGATTCTGGAAAGGACAATCCTCAGGCCTGAACGCGCCGAATCAACCTGCAGCGGCACCGACAACGCCGTCGGTTTCTCCGCCCAAGCGTACGATCCATCCACCACAACCCCAGAGAGCGAGTTCGCCTgctttgaggaagagatcaAGCTTCGATCAGATGGAAGCATTGATCCTCTTTTCATCAGTCCGGCAAATCCGGATTACAGCAAAGTCTTGGCTCGCGAGCTCGACGGGCGCGCGGTCGAGAGGGACAAACTCGATCGTCTTGGGGCTACGGGGAGTGTGAGGGGGTGGGTGAATAAGGGAAAGGAGGTCAAAGTCCGAGTCATCggaaaggaagggaaggaggtttggaggaggatgaggatgggaaTGGGGTATGACGGGGACGAGTATGAGAGGTTGCTGAAAGGGTTGAGGAGACTGCAGATGAG GTAA
- a CDS encoding 5'-methylthioadenosine/S-adenosylhomocysteine nucleosidase family protein (transcript_id=CADANIAT00006436) yields the protein MRSQRPGSHLNYESYTVALICPLEVDLTAARCMLDEEHGRVPGNNIDPNSYLLGTLSGHNVVLTSLLEGSQGPNAAALVAAHLLRTFTAVELRLLVGCAGGVPSRNTDIRLGDVVVSTPTETSGGVVQYDMVRETVAGSQRKGLICPPPAPWRSIITKMKSDHRLRANRIDEFTSRMMHKHPELKAYWRPPPERDVLFAADYNHTVAEAPCTHCDSNKYVARVRRTQPMKSEIFYGLIASGNRVIKNGLKRDILAQEAGGAICFDMEAAGLMNDFQCVVVRGIANYCDSHKNDEWNGYAAAAAAAVAKEMLTYILPVEPVMRMDTLRLRDRRLGFSGELRTYN from the exons ATGCGAAGTCAAAGACCCGGAAGCCACCTCAACTACGAAAGCTATACGGTGGCCTTGATCTGTCCTTTGGAGGTGGATTTAACCGCCGCCCGCTGTATGctcgacgaggagcatgGACGAGTCCCTGGCAATAATATCGACCCAAACTCATATTTACTCGGCACACTGAGCGGGCACAATGTCGTCTTGACCTCTCTGCTCGAAGGGTCACAGGGGCCCAATGCAGCAGCACTTGTGGCAGCGCATTTGTTGCGGACTTTCACCGCGGTAGAGCTGCGTTTGCTGGTCGGATGTGCAGGCGGCGTACCCAGCCGCAATACCGATATTCGTCTAGGCGACGTCGTCGTCAGTACTCCAACTGAAACGTCCGGGGGTGTCGTCCAGTATGACATGGTGCGGGAAACTGTGGCTGGCTCCCAGCGAAAAGGGCTGATTTGCCCGCCGCCGGCGCCATGGAGATCGATCATAACGAAGATGAAATCCGATCACAGATTGCGTGCCAATCGCATTGATGAATTCACCTCTAGAATGATGCACAAACACCCTGAGTTGAAGGCGTACTGGAGGCCGCCCCCCGAGCGAGATGTTCTATTCGCAGCAGACTATAACCACACCGTGGCGGAAGCTCCATGCACACATTGCGACAGTAACAAATACGTCGCCCGGGTTAGACGAACCCAGCCAATGAAATCGGAGATATTCTACGGTCTAATTGCGTCGGGGAATCGAGTGATCAAGAATGGCCTGAAGCGGGACATCCTGGCTCAAGAGGCTGGCGGAGCGATCTGTTTCGATATGGAAGCCGCTGGATTAATGAACGATTTTCAGTGCGTCGTCGTCCGTGGCATTGCTAATTACTGCGACTCCCATAAGAATGACGAGTGGAACGGATATGccgccgcagctgctgcagcgGTTGCTAAAGAGATGCTCACATACATACTTCCAGTTG AGCCTGTTATGCGCATGGATACCCTTAGGTTGCGAGACCGGAGATTGGGGTTCTCAGGGGAATTGCGTACCTACAACTGA
- a CDS encoding peptidylprolyl isomerase cyp1 (transcript_id=CADANIAT00006444), with translation MSNVFFDITANGEPLGRVEFKLFDDVVPKTARNFRELATGQHGFGYKGSPFHRVIPQFMLQGGDFTRQNGTGGKSIYGEKFEDENFTLKHDRPYLLSMANAGRNTNGSQFFITTVKTSWLDGAHVVFGEVVKGQEVVDAVEKLGSQSGATKKKVVISNSGTL, from the exons ATGTCCAACGTTTTCTTCGATATCACCGCCAACGGCG AGCCTCTAGGCCGCGTCGAGTTCAAGCTCTTCGACGATGTCGTTCCCAAGACCGCTCGCAACTTCCGTGAGCTCGCGACCGGTCAGCACGGCTTCGGCTACAAGGGCTCTCCCTTCCACCGTGTCATTCCCCAGTTCATGCTCCAGGGTGGTGACTTCACCCGCCAGAAC GGCACTGGCGGCAAGTCCATCTACGGTGAGAAgttcgaggacgagaacTTCACACTCAAGCACGACAGGCCTTACCTCCTCTCCATGGCCAACGCCGGCCGCAACACCAACGGCTCTCAGTTCTTCATCACG ACCGTCAAGACTTCATGGCTCGACGGTGCCCACGTCGTCTTCGGCGAGGTTGTTAAGGGCCAGGAGGTCGTCGATGCTGTTGAGAAGCTCGGCTCCCAGAGCGGTGccaccaagaagaaggtcgtcaTCTCTAACAGCGGTACCCTCTAA
- a CDS encoding GNAT family N-acetyltransferase (transcript_id=CADANIAT00006445) — protein MSNQPVGAIVELPVSTHPAPTTLTGRSINLVPLKITHADELFPLVNNADSFQTALWDYIPDGPYDDVAHLRADFAAREISKDPVFFAIIDTRPSRPTTGNAIGYIAFMNISPEHRRIEIGHVIFTMALQRTIGATEAVYLLLQHAIEELGYRRVEWKCNALNEGSRRAALRLGFQFEGVFRQHMVVKGRNRDTAWFSIVREEWPELKKAFDGWLDEGNFDENGAQRRRLEEFRASA, from the coding sequence ATGTCGAACCAACCCGTAGGCGCTATTGTCGAGCTCCCAGTTTCGACGCACCCAGCACCAACCACTCTCACGGGCCGATCAATCAACCTTGTCCCGCTAAAAATCACCCACGCAGACGAGCTCTTCCCCCTCGTTAACAACGCGGATTCATTCCAAACCGCTCTGTGGGATTACATTCCAGATGGGCCATATGACGATGTCGCTCATCTACGCGCCGATTTTGCTGCTAGAGAGATTTCAAAAGatcccgtcttcttcgcgatAATCGATACGCGCCCATCTCGCCCGACAACTGGGAACGCGATCGGCTACATCGCATTCATGAACATATCCCCCGAACACAGGCGCATTGAGATAGGACATGTGATTTTTACCATGGCACTGCAGCGTACAATTGGCGCAACGGAGGCCGTCTACCTTCTCCTACAGCATGCgattgaagagctggggTACAGACGTGTGGAGTGGAAGTGTAATGCGCTTAATGAGGGGTCCAGGCGTGCGGCACTCCGCCTGGGGTTCCAATTTGAGGGTGTCTTTCGTCAGCATATGGTTGTTAAGGGGCGGAATCGGGATACGGCGTGGTTCTCGATCGTAAGGGAGGAGTGGCCGGAACTCAAGAAGGCGTTCGATGGTTGGCTTGACGAGGGGAATTTCGATGAGAACGGAGCGCAACGGAGGAGATTGGAGGAGTTCAGGGCAAGTGCTTAG
- a CDS encoding uncharacterized protein (transcript_id=CADANIAT00006440): protein MVLSDQRPEARGMTQTASANLLNLRPLFRPKSDAIKGILKSTVRKPRMSSMAELRAAYAVFLEAWAYVSTSDDDGKTH, encoded by the exons ATGGTTCTCAGTGATCAGCGGCCTGAGGCACGGGGTATGACCCAAACAG CAAGCGCTAACTTGCTGAACCTGAGGCCGCTTTTCCGACCAAAAAGCGACGCTATCAAAGGAAT CCTGAAATCTACGGTCAGGAAGCCGCGAATGTCATCCATGGCGGAGCTACGGGCAGCCTATGCGGTGTTCCTTGAAGCATGGGCTTATGTGAGCACCTCAGACGATGACGGAAAGACGCATTAG
- a CDS encoding uncharacterized protein (transcript_id=CADANIAT00006435): MPSGTSTLGWSLANWGTLPATWTSSSCTPSSIIYYAEDDDPDIPELFESCPSTTFDSCLPEPTDSDLIDDFLSNQRNVPYWSPGVNCPSGWEAVGSAARPSDGDVTSSGIFTVGAIPTGNWDIPDNDYIQLGFHDAFGALLDPSETAVACCPSSMTAGRNGICYSTLPDRDIRTVCIADFSNADGNLEFISTSWVWNGVTRTANIAVPTLTIPRTPTRTSSRTIDADETGDMVAATMQVPIYFVRRPGDGGGNGNGNGDGNSSDLDNNGSNGSGTSDADTVNETNAARGLHMQKGYTKDWGHLGGMLGVLAASLLAGAVLVLPW, from the exons ATGCCCTCTGGCACTTCCACTCTCGGCTGGAGCCTCGCAAACTGGGGCACCTTACCAGCAACGTGGACCTCGTCGTCCTGCACCCCATCGAGCATCATCTACTacgccgaagacgacgaccCCGACATCCCGGAGCTTTTCGAATCCTGCCCCTCCACCACATTCGACAGCTGCCTCCCTGAACCAACAGATTCCGACTTGATTGACGACTTCCTCAGCAACCAGCGCAACGTCCCCTACTGGTCTCCCGGCGTCAACTGTCCATCCGGATGGGAAGCCGTCGGATCGGCCGCACGGCCGAGCGACGGCGATGTAACGTCCTCAGGGATCTTCACTGTCGGTGCGATCCCAACCGGGAACTGGGATATTCCGGATAACGATTACATTCAACTGGGCTTCCATGATGCGTTCGGCGCGCTGCTCGACCCTAGCGAGACAGCTGTTGCTTGTTGTCCTAG CTCAATGACCGCCGGCCGCAACGGGATCTGCTACTCGACCCTCCCGGACCGTGACATCCGCACCGTATGTATCGCAGACTTCTCAAACGCAGACGGGAACCTGGAATTCATCAGCACGAGCTGGGTCTGGAATGGGGTAACCAGAACAGCCAACATCGCCGTTCCAACTCTGACTATTCCTCGCACGCCGACACGTACATCTTCGAGGACTATAGACGCTGATGAGACAGGGGATATGGTGGCTGCGACCATGCAGGTGCCTATCTATTTCGTGCGTAGGCCGGGTGACGGTGGCGGAAATGGgaatggcaatggcgatgggAATTCGTCGGACTTGGATAATAATGGTTCAAATGGGTCGGGGACGAGTGACGCGGATACGGTAAATGAGACAAATGCCGCGAGGGGTTTACATATGCAGAAGGGCTATACTAAAGACTGGGGTCATCTCGGCGGAATGTT
- a CDS encoding uncharacterized protein (transcript_id=CADANIAT00006438) yields the protein MHAKYFTFLALSSMALGQDWLEDAMDALESTTDLPVPTGVSGDVPTLDEWIESQDSSDIPVATGISGSSSSSDSDSDSDSASTKDIPDIPEMPSSIISEIISAVPSTAYSDLTNPTSLSSIYSEIQDGNYPAWATDLPDDVWDYFESAYGVDARPTGGSGSSSGDDEESQSSGGGDSGSGGDDDGAGMLSPSVFTSVVGAVSVLGLALAL from the exons ATGCACGCCAAATACTTTACCTTCCTTGCCCTTTCTTCGATGGCCCTGGGCCAGGACTGGCTTGAAGACGCCATGGATGCACTGGAGTCGACTAC TGACCTCCCAGTACCTACTGGTGTCTCAGGCGATGTCCCCACGCTCGACGAATGGATTGAATCGCAAGACTCAAGCGACATCCCCGTAGCGACTGGCATCAgcggctccagctcttcctcggacTCCGACTCCGACTCCGACTCTGCCAGCACAAAGGACATCCCGGACATCCCCGAAATGCCCAGCTCGATCATTTCCGAGATCATCAGCGCTGTGCCTAGCACTGCTTATTCCGACCTTACGAACCCGACTTCGCTGTCCAGCATATACAGCGAGATCCAGGATGGTAACTACCCGGCCTGGGCTACGGATCTCCCGGATGATGTCTGGGATTATTTCGAGTCAGCGTACGGTGTTGACGCCAGGCCGACGGGAGGCTCAGGCTCTTCgagtggtgatgatgaggaaagCCAGAGCAGTGGTGGCGGCGACAGCGGTAGcggcggagatgatgatggtgcCGGCATGCTCAGTCCTTCTGTCTTCACGAGCGTAGTTGGTGCTGTTAGTGTGCTGGGTCTTGCGCTTGCTCTGTGA
- a CDS encoding uncharacterized protein (transcript_id=CADANIAT00006439): protein MVGTRPRIRDLGYSPGRFRPGPKNSLLDVKGVTVGQITIHKDPDVHTGLTLIFPRGMHGTRQHPCYAASHDLNGMGELRDRMGLQSGALTNTVSIGKVYDALFSFQFEQADALCEEDIESARRMTIPVVGETFDGLLNDIRRSVIDNTTVYRAIEAAETQPEILEGNHGGLNMGQQLHNTQESN, encoded by the exons ATGGTTGGTACAAGACCTCGCATTCGTGATCTCGGCTACAGCCCCGGGCGATTCAGGCCAGGCCCGAAAAACTCGCTGCTCGACGTGAAAG GTGTCACGGTTGGCCAAATAACAATCCACAAAGACCCCGACGTTCATACAGGCCTGACACTGATTTTCCCACGCGGAATGCATGGAACCCGCCAGCACCCCTGTTATGCGGCCAGCCATGATCTGAACGGAATGGGCGAGTTACGGGATCGCATGGGATTGCAGAGTGGGG CCCTCACAAACACGGTATCTATCGGGAAAGTCTATGACGCCCTGTTCTCATTCCAGTTCGAGCAGGCCGATGCACTTTGcgaagaggacattgagTCAGCCAGGCGCATGACTATTCCGGTCGTGGGAGAGACCTTCGACGGGCTGCTAAACGACATACGGCGCTCGGTGATCGATAATACCACCGTCTACAGAGCTATCGAAGCCGCAGAAACGCAGCCTGAAATCCTCGAGGGGAACCACGGCGGACTAAATATGGGGCAGCAGCTACACAATACACAGGAGTCGAATTAA